Proteins from a genomic interval of Trichoderma breve strain T069 chromosome 2, whole genome shotgun sequence:
- a CDS encoding jmjC domain, hydroxylase domain-containing protein: protein MEAEPRCETIYTTNKVSIIGAKGRLEESPAQMDAPLHSPAPSSCAPPERGAERAAQDVAEECPPQGDSSNTEPVAQPTEAAQEQLPTSIDSLTSKNAAPVATMAATLTLEEIPPTLDVVEEPAQAVTSQLQDENPKPIECASPLLVPELLPEDEIDLVRFCSSSERYSSPTTRSSRASSPLSEPDTHGIAYSYDGPVGHQVLHIRPTPEQWADFPALLSFARSLHAELDGCFKIVLPEELQEPLPEKTSQFAPANAYRIRQINHRTFWQVSTVPSDGSFSSSEPDGELSGSVEEKFKKLKTLFNKSKDRQMRNVRYRVDVPAWTAKQRLEAGVPERSPIHPLAGDKLDKTKAIIPGIHTPYVYESAQHFGATFQLHAEDFRLSSLNHLYKGRKIWIVVPSTAVDIAEEALNRKGKCSQFMRHRAEFFFPEKLKKMGIPYRIVDQRPGETIVILPDAYHEGFSTGYTLAEAKNYADPDWTADTYQPCELSCQLLTAIPADYMRPLREGEDRLDLCAGYNVVSGDQKQLPQQPVGDVQLNESVVLDLPTSSTLKRPMESAISDEIIAKFPRLE, encoded by the coding sequence ATGGAGGCAGAGCCTCGCTGCGAGACCATTTACACGACCAACAAGGTGTCTATTATAGGCGCCAAAGGCCGCCTGGAGGAGAGCCCTGCGCAGATGGATGCCCCTCTGCATTCTCCTGCGCCGTCGTCATGTGCGCCTCCTGAGAGGGGCGCCGAGCGCGCTGCTCAAGATGTGGCAGAAGAGTGTCCACCACAAGGCGACAGTTCAAATACTGAGCCTGTCGCTCAACCAACTGAGGCTGCGCAAGAGCAGCTTCCTACGTCCATCGACAGCCTCACATCGAAAAACGCCGCACCTGTAGCAACAATGGCTGCGACCCTAACCCTGGAGGAAATACCTCCAACACTGGATGTAGTTGAGGAGCCAGCGCAAGCTGTGACTTCGCAGCTGCAAGACGAGAACCCAAAGCCGATTGAATGCGCTTCTCCACTGCTGGTACCAGAGCTTCTTCCCGAAGATGAAATTGATTTGGTCAGATTTTGTAGCTCCTCAGAGCGCTACAGCTCTCCAACTACAAGAAGTAGTCGAGCCAGTTCGCCTCTGAGCGAGCCAGACACGCATGGAATCGCATACTCATATGACGGTCCCGTTGGCCATCAAGTGCTGCATATCCGACCGACACCCGAGCAGTGGGCTGATTTCcctgctcttctctctttcgcCCGAAGCCTTCACGCTGAGCTAGACGGATGCTTCAAAATCGTTCTTCCGGAAGAGCTCCAAGAGCCACTCCCAGAGAAAACATCGCAGTTCGCCCCTGCCAATGCCTACAGAATAAGGCAGATCAATCACAGGACGTTTTGGCAGGTCAGCACTGTACCAAGCGATGgctccttttcatcttcagagcCAGATGGCGAGCTGTCGGGTAGCGTGGAGGAGAAATTCAAAAAGCTCAAGACGCTCTTTAATAAGAGCAAGGACAGGCAGATGCGGAATGTGCGATACCGAGTCGATGTCCCCGCGTGGACTGCCAAGCAAAGACTGGAAGCTGGAGTACCAGAACGAAGCCCAATTCATCCTTTGGCAGGCGATAAGTTagacaaaacaaaagccATTATTCCAGGAATACACACGCCCTACGTGTACGAATCCGCTCAGCACTTTGGCGCAACGTTCCAGCTCCACGCCGAAGACTTTCGCTTGTCGTCTCTGAATCATTTATACAAGGGCCGCAAAATATGGATTGTGGTTCCTTCCACTGCTGTTGATATTGCTGAGGAGGCATTGAATAGGAAAGGAAAGTGCTCGCAGTTCATGCGTCACAGAGCCGAGTTCTTCTTTCctgagaagctcaagaaaaTGGGCATACCATATCGAATCGTGGACCAACGGCCAGGAGAGACGATAGTCATATTGCCGGATGCTTACCACGAAGGATTCAGCACGGGATACACCTtggccgaggccaagaacTATGCAGATCCGGACTGGACAGCGGACACTTATCAACCATGCGAGTTAAGTTGCCAACTGTTAACGGCGATACCCGCCGACTATATGCGACCTCtgcgagagggagaggacAGACTGGATCTGTGTGCTGGCTATAATGTAGTCAGTGGCGACCAAAAGCAACTACCTCAGCAGCCTGTGGGGGACGTACAGTTGAATGAGTCTGTGGTACTGGATTTGCCGACAAGCTCCACACTCAAACGACCAATGGAGAGTGCCATTTCAGACGAGATAATTGCCAAATTCCCCAGGCTCGAGTAA
- a CDS encoding spa2 homology domain (SHD) of GIT domain-containing protein, protein MSTISDRNAPLSPVSVGGSEWSFSRYQANDDGSFPNRGNLVSPPTSGGSSGTMSMNGFPPGPTNTGGPSPPPSVGRSSNGMNMYARSEAGGESPTAANIDEGVLSEHYVALRVFLTSRDPNAKQQPNKARDKLLRLSPVQFFELSTDVYDELVRRQAAARTPPNAPNMPPAFLLPEKTFHPKRNQARQRLSSLGPPRFRDLAADVFHELERRFPQFVGNDIPRGGSSMSNRGGPMNRTGTPVNGEYPPRSQSRMRRPSNASSIRGPPPIDPYGVPPSPSIPNGNYARPMPRHPTQNNTIVPNKSTMIEEDDDGADAYGGADGPDNGEAEKKIIEEYETQVKDLNAKISSMEEEIKKKEEEMNSLRDNHQSQAAAKDEEKQELADARSDLEGKLTEAEKLSISLKQELERMREEHEQETKQLREQVRQSVSMMSSTSVNEDLQRENDELRHSLQQQQQVTEEVRAEAQEFLREMRQLSQQSGSTYEKQAALEKTIEQLENEVRDWRERYAKTKTQIRSLRGSSAGFSVDGDSIKLPSDNTLLDENGRVRDVHVTKYQMAIDELLQKVRDDHPENVIDAMKGVVVSVRRITRDLDESAPRGSEAAQQQQGKLRARISATANHLITVSKSFAASSGITPISLVDAAASHLTVAIVEILRAAKIRPTPAEELEDEEDGNATPIDSSGFFSPRSVARGSTTHEGLPPAPAFKNLANIRASIESSAYSPVNSPRTSMDAYANGAANGHGEEHHDGQIEGLKTYLEDQNALLIPDIHNVVNCARADGDIRQISTHVGSVNGIVSRIVSETQKYGRGNLVVRLSDCRDHLVEANRRGQEMADSEVEEKQWKSWTQTLPPIAFEIAREAMELVETVEELAAASQEEDDFS, encoded by the exons ATGAGCACCATCAGCGATCGCAATGCGCCGCTGTCCCCAGTTTCTGTAGGCGGAAGCGAGTGGTCCTTCTCACGGTACCAGGCCAACGACGACGGATCCTTTCCCAACCGCGGCAACCTCGTCTCGCCTCCCACCTCTGGAGGCTCCTCGGGAACCATGAGCATGAATGGCTTTCCTCCGGGGCCTACAAACACGGGGGGCCCGTCCCCGCCGCCCTCTGTCGGCCGATCCAGCAATGGCATGAACATGTACGCCAGGAGCGAGGCCGGAGGCGAGTCGCCAACCGCCGCCAACATCGACGAGGGCGTCCTCTCTGAGCATTACGTTGCCCTGAGGGTTTTCCTCACTTCGCGCGACCCAAacgccaagcagcagcccaacaAGGCCCGCGACAAGCTGCTACGACTGTCCCCCGTCCAATTCTTTGAACTGAGTACCGATGTCTACGACGAATTGGTGCGCCGCCAGGCCGCAGCGCGCACTCCGCCAAATGCGCCCAACATGCCGCCAGCCTTTTTGTTACCAGAGAAGACGTTCCATCCCAAGCGAAACCAGGCCCGTCAAAGGCTGTCGTCACTGGGACCTCCTCGATTCCGAGATCTTGCCGCCGATGTGTTCCACGAACTGGAACGCAGATTCCCGCAGTTCGTGGGCAACGATATCCCACGGGGTGGAAGCTCCATGTCCAATAGAGGCGGCCCAATGAATCGCACAGGGACTCCCGTCAACGGCGAATACCCACCCAGATCACAGAGTCGCATGCGAAGGCCGTCCAATGCCAGCTCGATTAGAGGGCCACCGCCCATTGACCCATATGGTGTGCCTCCATCGCCCAGCATTCCCAACGGCAACTACGCTCGACCAATGCCGCGACACCCCACACAGAACAACACCATTGTTCCCAATAAAAGTACAATgatagaagaagatgacgatggtgcGGACGCATACGGAGGCGCAGATGGCCCTGATAATGGAGAA GCGGAAAAGAAGATTATCGAAGAATATGAGACACAAGTGAAGGATTTGAACGCCAAGATCTCAagcatggaagaagaaataaagaaaaaagaagaggaaatgaACAGTTTGCGCGATAACCACCAGTCACAGGCTGCAGCAAAGGACGAAGAGAAACAGGAGTTGGCAGATGCCCGCTCAGACCTCGAAGGAAAACTGACAGAGGCAGAAAAGCTCAGCATCTCGCTCAAGCAAGAACTGGAGCGCATGCGCGAAGAACACGAACAAGAGACCAAACAACTTCGGGAACAAGTTCGACAAAGCGTTAGCATGATGTCTTCTACCAGTGTAAACGAGGATCTGCAGCGAGAAAATGACGAACTGCGACACtctctccagcagcagcaacaagtaACGGAAGAAGTGCGAGCTGAAGCCCAGGAGTTTTTGCGCGAGATGCGGCAGCTTTCTCAGCAAAGCGGTTCCACATACGAGAAACAGGCGGCGCTTGAGAAGACcatcgagcagctcgagaaTGAGGTTCGAGATTGGAGAGAGCGCTACGCAAAAACCAAGACTCAGATCAGGAGCCTGCGAGGTTCTTCCGCCGGGTTCAGCGTGGACGGAGATTCCATCAAGCTACCGAGCGACAATACTCTGCTGGATGAGAATGGACGAGTCAGGGATGTCCACGTTACCAAATACCAAATGGCCATTGACGAACTCTTGCAAAAGGTCCGCGATGACCATCCGGAGAACGTCATTGATGCCATGAAAGGGGTCGTTGTCAGCGTCCGACGAATTACGAGAGACTTGGACGAGTCCGCGCCCCGTGGAAGTGAGGCagctcaacagcaacagggaAAGCTCCGGGCCCGGATTTCCGCCACCGCAAACCACTTGATTACCGTCTCCAAGAGCTTTGCCGCAAGCTCTGGTATTACACCAATCTCTCTCGTCGATGCAGCGGCGTCACATCTCACTGTCGCCATTGTTGAGATCCTCCGAGCAGCCAAAATCCGACCAACCCCTGCTGAAGAgttggaggatgaggaggacggAAATGCAACACCCATCGACTCcagcggcttcttctccccgcGCAGCGTTGCTCGGGGATCAACCACCCACGAGGGTctgcctccagctcctgCTTTCAAAAATCTTGCCAACATCAGGGCGAGCATCGAATCTTCGGCCTATAGCCCCGTCAACTCTCCTCggacatccatggatgcgTATGCAAATGGGGCAGCCAATGGACACGGCGAGGAGCATCACGACGGCCAAATCGAAGGTCTGAAG ACGTACCTTGAAGATCAAAACGCCCTGTTAATACCCGACATCCATAATGTGGTCAACTGTGCCCGCGCGGATGGTGATATCCGCCAAATTTCTACACACGTTGGCTCTGTCAATGGCATCGTGAGTCGCATTGTCTCGGAAACCCAGAAATATGGTCGTGGCAACCTAGTAGTTCGCCTAAGCGACTGCCGGGACCACCTTGTCGAAGCCAACCGTCGAGGCCAGGAAATGGCAGATTCGGAAGTCGAAGAAAAGCAATGGAAATCTTGGACCCAGACGCTGCCACCGATTGCTTTTGAGATTGCCCGGGAAGCCATGGAACTTGTTGAGACTGTGGAGGAGCTGGCAGCGGCGTCacaagaagaggatgattTTTCATGA
- a CDS encoding ssu72-like protein domain-containing protein: protein METANGTTAAQNGSPNENGDYKLKFCTVCASNNNRSMEAHLRLSQANYPVISFGTGSLVRLPGPTITQPNVYQFNKTSYDSMYKELEAKDPRLYRNNGILNMLGRNRGVKWGPERWQDWPVGVPRLQHTSDRGSEGTEGGVVDVVFTCEERCWDAVIDDLLNRGSPLNRPVHVINIEIKDNHEEAHIGGQGILDLANSLNAAAAEERGAIGPAAFDSGSAAARASFDERVPEIIAAWQERWPNLPSTWTLAWF, encoded by the exons ATGGAGACTGCGAACGGTACAACAGCGGCCCAGAACGGGTCGCCAAATGAGAATGGGGACTACAAGCTCAAATTCTGCACTGTCTGCGCCAGTAATAACAACAG ATCCATGGAAGCTCATCTCCGACTCTCCCAAGCCAACTATCCTGTGATATCCTTTGGCACGGGCTCTCTCGTGCGGCTACCGGGCCCGACCATCACCCAGCCGAACGTGTATCAGTTCAACAAGACATCTTACGATAGCATgtacaaggagctggaggctaAAGATCCTAGGCTATACCGTAACAACGGTATATTGAACATGCTAGGAAGAAATAGAGGCGTGAAATGGGGCCCCGAACGCTGGCAAGACTGGCCCGTCGGGGTGCCCAGATTGCAGCACACTAGTGATAGAGGCAGCGAGGGCACTGAAGGCGGGGTTGTCGACGTAGTTTTTACCTGTGAGGAGCGATGCTGGGATGCCGTCATTGACGATCTCCTCAATCGCGGCTCGCCATTGAATCGGCCGGTACACGTGATCAACATTGAAATCAAAGATAATCACGAGGAAGCCCATATCGGCGGGCAGGGcatccttgatcttgccaacTCCCTCAATGCCGCTGCCGCAGAAGAACGAGGCGCCATAGGGCCGGCTGCCTTTGACAGTGGAAGTGCGGCTGCTCGCGCCAGCTTTGACGAGCGGGTGCCGGAGATTATTGCCGCCTGGCAGGAACGCTGGCCAAATCTCCCATCGACTTGGACTCTGGCGTGGTTTTGA
- a CDS encoding SH3 domain-containing protein, whose translation MSMNSPPATASPVDVSDSIDSGPAPLTSTSNSNRHSTLSRPLSYASKNRLSQYSIAGSLPTRSRPQSHVFPMFPSSLAYTLVRDFAYPVMHPMHYGPPPEPSGPPSGLTTPMSESRRLSEPSVSWDQKMPWDSWTPDPFNRAHDLPPIQFGDGPPYSEDEDLQSPVVSTRHRKHKSTSATLHTGRGRTGRDPDRGQSAIISSSYDDSQSYYLGIGRDGSEQYYVSHGGEANGPGGELVTYPPDQAHHSHAYQYSQRHDIDGYDSDHSSSSSSPGGPEGDQSRYSRDYQFTITSPDEEFHGKAVALFDFERENENELPLVEGQIIWVSYRHGQGWLVAEDPKTQESGLVPEEYVRLLRDIEGGMNSLTGALVDPSGSPSDAVTPTQTESGNQYGHTPTPSTSTNGYHQPVVSMFSTSSKDLNPYPTEQLGIQAGQAPPQVVHYHGQRGGSQISTPTLTQLQESEAQRRASQDAGSKTEGDSPTAQEDSTVKSTDTQASNEIAETER comes from the coding sequence ATGTCGATGAACTCGCCCCCAGCAACAGCGTCCCCGGTGGACGTGTCGGACTCAATCGACTCTGGCCCTGCCCCTCTGACTTCGACCTCGAACTCGAACCGCCACAGCACACTGTCCCGCCCGCTTTCGTATGCGTCCAAGAACAGACTGTCGCAATACTCGATTGCCGGATCGCTCCCCACCCGATCGCGGCCTCAGTCGCACGTGTTCCCCATGTTCCCCTCGAGCCTGGCGTACACGCTGGTGCGCGACTTCGCATATCCCGTCATGCACCCGATGCACTACGGCCCGCCGCCTGAGCCTTCTGGCCCGCCGTCCGGCCTTACGACGCCAATGAGCGAGAGCAGGAGGCTTTCCGAGCCGTCAGTCTCGTGGGACCAGAAGATGCCGTGGGATTCATGGACTCCGGACCCCTTCAACCGGGCCCACGATCTACCGCCGATCCAATTTGGCGACGGCCCTCCATacagtgaagatgaagatttaCAGAGCCCAGTGGTTTCCACGAGGCATCGAAAGCACAAATCAACTTCGGCTACTCTCCATACGGGTAGGGGGCGCACTGGTCGCGATCCCGACAGGGGCCAGTCTGCAATCATTAGCTCCAGCTATGATGACAGCCAGAGCTACTACTTGGGCattggcagagatggaagtGAGCAGTACTACGTGAGCCACGGAGGCGAAGCGAACGGACCCGGCGGTGAACTGGTCACCTACCCGCCCGATCAGGCGCATCATAGCCATGCATACCAGTATTCGCAACGACATGATATCGATGGCTACGATTCGGATCActcgagcagctcatcctcgccaGGGGGCCCTGAAGGTGATCAGTCGCGCTACTCACGAGACTATCAGTTCACAATCACATCTCCCGACGAAGAGTTCCATGGTAAGGCCGTGGCTCTGTTTGATTTTGAGCGAGAGAACGAGAACGAGCTACCATTGGTGGAAGGCCAAATCATTTGGGTGTCATATCGTCACGGCCAGGGGTGGTTGGTTGCAGAGGATCCAAAGACGCAAGAAAGCGGCTTGGTTCCTGAAGAATACGTTCGACTACTCCGGGACATTGAAGGAGGCATGAACAGCCTGACCGGGGCCCTCGTCGATCCATCTGGATCCCCCAGTGATGCCGTTACTCCTACCCAGACAGAGAGTGGCAACCAGTACGGCCACACTCCTACTCCTAGCACTTCAACCAACGGATATCACCAACCAGTTGTGTCCATGTTTTCAACCTCGAGCAAGGACCTCAACCCGTATCCCACGGAGCAGCTTGGCATCCAAGCCGGCCAAGCCCCGCCTCAAGTTGTTCACTATCATGGAcagagaggaggaagccaaATCAGCACACCAACATTAACCCAACTTCAAGAGTCTGAAGcgcaaagaagagcaagccaGGACGCGGGAAGCAAAACCGAAGGAGATTCGCCTACGGCGCAAGAAGATTCCACCGTGAAATCTACGGATACGCAGGCGTCGAACGAGATAGCGGAGACGGAGCGGTGA